One genomic window of Sodaliphilus pleomorphus includes the following:
- the gdhA gene encoding NADP-specific glutamate dehydrogenase yields MNVEKIMADLEAKHPGEKEYLQAVREVLITVQDEYNKHPEFEKAKIMERMVEPDRIFTFRVTWVDDKGEVQTNLGYRVQFNNAIGPYKGGLRFHASVNLSILKFLGFEQTFKNALTTLPMGGGKGGSDFSPRGKSDAEIMRFCQAFMLELWRHIGPDMDIPAGDIGVGGREVGYLFGMYKKLTREHTGTITGKGFEFGGSRIRPEATGYGACYYVENMLKTLGTDFKGKTVAVSGFGNVAWGVVEKATQLGAKVVTISGPDGYIYDPDGINTPEKFQAMLDLRASGNDVCAPYVEKFPNAKFYAGKKPWEQKVDICMPCATQNEVALEDAKKMKENNILLIAEVSNMGCQAAAIDYFIENKMVYAPGKAVNAGGVATSGLEMTQNAEHIYWTAEEVDKNLHNIMNDIYEQCVKYGKEADGYMNYMKGANIAGFMKVAHAMMGQGII; encoded by the coding sequence ATGAACGTAGAAAAAATTATGGCCGATCTCGAGGCTAAGCACCCCGGCGAAAAAGAGTACTTACAAGCAGTGCGTGAAGTGTTGATCACCGTTCAAGACGAGTACAACAAGCACCCTGAGTTTGAAAAGGCAAAAATCATGGAGCGCATGGTTGAGCCCGACCGCATTTTCACCTTCCGTGTGACTTGGGTCGACGACAAGGGCGAGGTGCAGACCAACCTGGGCTACCGCGTGCAGTTCAACAACGCCATTGGCCCCTACAAGGGCGGTCTTCGTTTCCATGCTTCGGTCAACCTGTCGATCCTCAAGTTCCTGGGCTTTGAGCAAACCTTCAAGAATGCCCTCACCACGCTGCCCATGGGCGGCGGCAAGGGCGGCAGCGACTTCTCGCCCCGCGGCAAGAGCGATGCCGAGATCATGCGTTTCTGCCAGGCCTTCATGCTTGAGCTGTGGCGCCACATAGGCCCCGACATGGACATCCCAGCCGGCGACATCGGCGTGGGCGGCCGCGAGGTAGGCTACCTATTTGGAATGTATAAGAAACTCACCCGTGAGCACACGGGCACCATCACTGGCAAGGGCTTTGAGTTCGGCGGCAGCCGCATCCGTCCCGAGGCCACTGGATATGGCGCATGCTACTATGTAGAGAACATGCTCAAGACCCTGGGCACCGACTTCAAGGGCAAGACGGTTGCAGTGTCGGGCTTCGGCAACGTGGCATGGGGCGTGGTAGAGAAAGCCACCCAGCTTGGCGCCAAGGTTGTGACCATCAGCGGTCCCGACGGCTACATTTATGATCCCGACGGCATCAACACCCCCGAGAAGTTCCAGGCCATGCTCGACCTGCGCGCTTCGGGCAACGACGTGTGCGCTCCCTATGTGGAGAAATTCCCCAACGCCAAGTTCTATGCCGGCAAGAAGCCTTGGGAGCAGAAGGTAGACATCTGCATGCCTTGCGCTACTCAGAACGAGGTCGCTCTCGAGGATGCCAAGAAGATGAAGGAAAACAACATTCTGCTCATCGCCGAGGTTTCCAACATGGGTTGCCAGGCTGCTGCCATCGACTACTTCATCGAGAACAAGATGGTGTATGCTCCAGGCAAGGCTGTGAACGCTGGCGGCGTTGCAACTTCGGGTCTCGAGATGACTCAGAACGCCGAGCACATCTACTGGACTGCCGAGGAAGTCGACAAGAACCTGCACAACATCATGAACGACATCTATGAGCAATGTGTGAAATACGGCAAGGAAGCCGACGGCTACATGAACTACATGAAGGGCGCCAACATTGCCGGCTTCATGAAGGTTGCTCACGCTATGATGGGTCAAGGCATCATCTAA